TTATAGTTTCAAATTCTTTAAATTATAAACAATCAATTTAATAAATAACATTTTAATTTTTTATTATAAATAATCATGGAAATTATTATATATTGCTAATATTTTTATCCAAAATTTCACAATATTTCATTTTAATATTTTTATTTATATACAAATGACAGAATCATTAATTGAATTAAAAGGTAGTAATTTTACTCTTACAGTTCTTCATATATATAATGAAGATCCTGAAGTTATTAAAAAAGCTATTCAGGAAAAAATTGATCAAGCACCTACATTTTTGAAGAATGCTCCTATTATCTTAAATGTTAATGGTATTTTAAATGTCAATAGTATTCTATCTTGTTATAGAATTATTACTAATACAGGTTTAAAAATAGTTGGTATTAGTGGATGTACTAATACTAAATTACGACAATTAATTACTGATATTGGATTACCTTTATTGCTTAGTGAAGATCAAAATAGAAAGTTATATAATAAAAAAAATAGTAATACAAATACTACTGAGTATAGTAAAACAAATATTATCACTGCCCATGTTCGTTCTGGGCAACGAGTGTATGCTGCTAATTGTGATTTAATTGTTAATGCCAATGTTAGTGCTGGTGCTGAATTAATTGCTGATGGTAATATACATATTTATGGTATGATGCGTGGTAAAGTACTTGCAGGTGCATCTGGAGACAATAATTGTGAAATTTACTGCATCAATTTACAAGCTGAATTAGTTTCTATTGCTGGCCAGTTTTGGTTAAGTGAACAAATTCCTACATATTTTACTGGGAAGGCAGCTAGATTACGTTTAACAAATAACAAATTGACAATTTCTAATATTATTTAGATTAATATCTTATATAGGAATAAGATTTATGGTACGTATTATTGTTATAACTTCAGGCAAAGGTGGTGTAGGGAAAACAACTTCTAGTGCAGCTATTGCTACTGGTTTAGCACAAAGAGGGAAAAAAACTATTGTGATAGATTTTGATATCGGACTAAGAAATTTAGATTTAATTATGGGATGTGAACGTCGTGTAGTATATGATTTTATAAATGTAATACAAGGAGATGTGATACTTAGTCAGGCTATTATTAAAGATAAAAAAACTAAAAATCTTTATATACTTCCAGCTTCACAAACACGTGATAAAAGTGCATTAACACGTGAAGGTGTTGAAAAAGTATTAAATGATCTAAAAATATTGAATTTTGAGTTTATTATATGCGATTCACCTGCTGGTATTGAAAATGGTGCTTTAATGGCACTTTATTTCGCTGATGAAGCAATTATTACTACTAATCCTGAAATTTCTTCTGTAAGAGACTCAGATCGTATTCTAGGAATTATTGCATCAAAATCGAGACGCGCTGAATGTGGAGAAGAACCGATTAAAGAACAGCTACTGCTAACTCGTTATGATCCATATCGTGTACGTCATGGTGATATGTTAAGCATAACAGATGTACTTGAAATCTTATGTATCCCACTTATTGGTGTAATACCTGAAGATCAATCTGTTTTACGTTCTTCAAATCAAGGTGAGCCTATTATTTTAGATTCTAAATCTAATGCAGGAAGAGCATATAGCGACTGTGTTGATCGAATTTTAGGTAAAAGTTGTACAATTCGCTTTATTGAAAAAGAAAAAAAAAGTTTTTTAAAACGTTTATTTAGGTGATAAAAATGACCTTATTAAATTTTTTTCTATCGAAAAAAAAATCAACTGCTGATATGGCTAAAGAAAGATTACAAATTATTGTAGCTGAAAGAAAACGTCATGAATGTACTCCAGATTATATACCAGCAATGAAACGAGATGTTTTAAATGTAATTTGCAAATATATTCAAATTGATCCAAAAATGCTTACTGTACAATTTGAACAAAAAGATGACGATATCGCAGTTTTAGAATTTAATATTATTATACCGGAAAGTGGTGAAAATACATAAAAAATAGTTATATATATTTTATATTTAATAAGTTAAATAAATACTAAGATGATTTTTATATAAAATCAAAGTTTTTCATTAAACATAATAAAAGTTATGCAATTTAATAATTTAATATTAACTATATTACTAATCATATAGATTGTTTAAAAAATATAATTCGAGATAGAATATCTTATTAATTAAATATATATTTAATAATACTAATTAAAACACTATTTTGATGTAGTAATTTACATTATTAGATATAAAAGTAATATTATTTTAATGTATATTATTATTCAATTTTTATTTTTAATAATACCTTAATTTTCATAAGCTAAAGGTTGGATAATATCCAGCATAAGAATTAAAAATTACTTTTTTATGTTAATAAATTTATATTAAAAAAATAAATTTATATGTATAATTAATTTTAAATATTTAATATTTGTTTAAATATATCAAAAATTAAATATTTTATGCTTTTTCTAAGTAAATTTATTACGTATATAAATCGGCCAAGCTTTTTCAGAGTAAATTATTTCACCACTTTCTAATTTCTGCAGAGCTAAAACTAACATATCTTTTGCATAAGGCATAAAAATATCACTTTTTAATAAATTTAATTTTTTATCCATCAATATAGGATATGATAACCAAGCATTACCAGCTATAGCCCAATTATCATTTAATTTATTTATTTTAGTTAAAAATTGTTCAATTTTAATAATTGATTCAGTATTTTCACCATACCAATAACCGTCTGATTGCAGTTCATAAAAAGCAAAATAAACTTCTTTTATTTTTGCATCTATAGCTACCAATACCTTTTTTTTATTTAATTTCCGATAAGCCCCTTGTGACATAGTTAATAAGGAAGAAATTTTTATAATTGGTAAATTTACTCCAAAAGATAGCCCTTGGGCAACACCAGCAGCAATTCTAACACCAGTAAAATTACCTGGACCACAACCAAAAGCTAAAGCATCAATATGTTGTAGATCTAAATTAGCATCAATAAGGCATTGTCTTATCATAGGCAGTATTTTTTTTTCATGATTTCGTGATACTAGAAAAAATCTAGTAAATACTATTCCATTAGACCAAATTGCAACAGAGCAAGATTCACTAGTTGTATCAATTGCTAATATACGAGCATCCATATTATTAATCTTTAATAAGTCATATCAAATAGTTACTATGTTAGTATTTTTTTTAAAAAGCAATTATTTGATAGTTAAAATTTATTATTTAGAATTATTTTTCTATTGAAATTAAATTTCAATTATACATTAATTATCAAATATAAAATTCACAATATTTTAAAATATTATTTACTAAAATTTTATTAAGTATTTAAAAATCATTCCAAGATCGCCCATCTTTAATGATCATTAAATCAGAAGCAATTGGACCTAATGTACCTGCTTGATATGTTTTTAAAGGTTCGTTATCCTTTGCCCATGCTTCCATGATAGAATCGACCCATTTCCAAGCTTCTTCTATTTCATCTCTACGAACAAAAAGTGCTTGTATCCCTTTCATTATTTCTAATAATAATCGTTCATATGCATCATCTAAATAAATTTTCTTATTGATTTCTGAAAAACTTAGATTTAATTTTGTTTTTTGTAGATGATGTTTATGTTCAACACCTGGTGCTTTATTTAAAATTTCAAGATCTATTCCTGCATTAAATTGCAATCGAATAGTTAATTTATTTTGTGGAAGAGTTTGAATAAAATCAGAAAAAATATTTAGAGATATATTTTTAAAATAAATTACTACTTCGGAGTATTTTGCTTTTAATCTTTTTCCTGTTCTTAAATAAAATGGTACACCAGTCCAACGCCAATTGTCAATATCAACTCTTATAGCTACAAAAGTTTCTGTTTTACTGAATTTATTAGCTCCTTCTTCAGCAAGATAGCCTGCAACTTTTTTTCCCTGTATAAAACCTGAAATATACTGTCCTCTGACTGTTTTTTCATTAATATTACTATAATCAATACGACGCAATGAACGTAGTATTTTTACTTTTTCGTCTCGTATACGATCTGCTGTTAAATCATTTGGTGGAGACATAGCAATTATAGTTAGTATTTGTAGTAAATGATTTTGAACCATATCACGTAATTGTCCTGTTTGATCAAAATAACTCCAACGTCCTTCTATACCAACTTCTTCAGCAACGGTAATTTGGACATGATCAATTATTCGATAATCCCAGTTATTAATAAACAATGCATTAGCAAAACGTAATGATAATAGATTTAATACTGTTTCCTTTCCTAAATAATGATCAATACGATAAATTTGGCTTTCTTTGAAATATTTAGCAACTACATCATTTATTTCTTTGAATGATGCAAGATCACTGCCTAATGGTTTTTCCATAACAATACGGTTATTTTTTTTATTAAGCCCAGCGTGTCCTAATCCATGGCAAACAGCACTAAAAGTTGTTGAAGAGATGGCAAAATAATATATAGTGGGTTTACTATCCCCCTCAAGATATTTGGCTAATAAATTAAATTTATTTAAATCATAAATATCTAAATTAAAAAAATCTAAACGATTACTTAATTTTTTCCATAAATGAGGATCAATTTTTTCATTCAAAAAATTTTCTAATGATTCTTTAACTACTCTTATATAAGAAATTGAATCCCATTCAGCTCTACCAATTCCTATTATACGAGTATTAGGATGTATATAACACATTTTTTCTAATTGATATAAGGAAGGTAATAATTTTCGGCGTGCTAAATCACCTTTTGCACCAAAAATAATAAAATTACATGCCTGGACTACTTTATTTATCATCATTATAGATAATTCTCTTTTTAAAATATCATTTATGAATACTGAAATATCTTTAATATAATAATATAATATAAGAAAACAGATTACCTGTTAAATAATTTCAATATGATTTTATAGTAATTATTTATTTAAAATGATTTATAGTGTATTTAAGCAATATAACAAAATAAATATTATGGTATTAGTAAAAAGATAATTTTTATATATATTTTGCTATTTTTATTTTTTTAATGAAAATTTAAATTAAAATTTAAAATAATAAATTTAATTAATTTATATTAAGTAATTTTATGCTAAAAATTATATAATTATTAAAATTTATTCATAAACTAAAATTATTTATTACAATTAAAATAGAAATCATTAAGTTATAATTAATAATAATATGCATTAATAAATTAGTAATACAAATATTAGATGTATTACAGATAATACTAATCTCTAAGTGATAATTTAATATTTAAAAAAACTGATAACTATAATATATTAAAATACAAGTTGTACTACTTTATAAAATTATTATAATAAAAATTATAATAATTTTATCCCTAATTTTGTATATATTTTGTTTTAAAGAACACTGGATTGTAAACTAGATATCAAGCATAAATCAATCAACTTTTTATTTAATAAATAAAAAGTTGAAAATAGGAATTTACGGAAAAATTTAACATACTCTGCTATGACGATATGCTTTTAAGCATTAACTATTTTCTTATAAAAGTAATGTTATTATTTTTTATATTTAGATAAATGTATCATTTTTACTTCTATAATTAATGCTTTTGCTAATTTTTATAGTAAAGTTGATTTTTTATTTAGAAATATTTTAATATTAAAACATCATTTTACAATAAAAATTAATGTTTACTAAATTGAAAATAAATTACAAATAACAATAAATATATTAAAATATATAATATATAAAAAATATATACGTAATATCATGTTAATATTTGTTAATTATTAAATTTAATAAAAGATTATTTTTAAGTTAGTAAAAAAGAAGAATATATAACCTTGAAGCTCAAATATATAAGAAATTTTTCTATTATCGCTCATATCGATCATGGTAAATCTACTTTATCAGACCGCATTATTCAGATTTGTGGAGGTCTTTCTAAACGTGAAATGAGATCTCAAGTATTAGATTCTATGTCTATAGAAAGAGAACGCGGGATTACAATAAAAGCACAAAGTGTTACTTTAAATTATAAATCTTTAGATGGTAAAACTTATCTGTTAAATTTTATTGATACGCCTGGGCATGTTGATTTTTCTTATGAAGTATCACGTGCATTAGCTGCTACTGAAGGTGCTTTATTAATTGTTGATTCTGTACAAGGTGTAGAAGCTCAGACTATTGCTAACTATTATGCAGCTATTGAAATAGGTTTAAAGGTTATTCCAGTATTAAATAAAATCGATTTATCTGCAGCAGAACCTGATAGGGTGGCTAAAGAAATTGAAAATGTAATTGGTATAGATACTCAACAAATTATTTGTTGTTCAGCAAAAACTGGTGATGGTATACAAGAGGTAATTGAATCTTTAATTAAAGAAATTCCACCACCAAAAGGTGATTTATCAGCACCTTTACAAGCATTAATAATAGATTCTTGGTTTGATAATTACTTAGGTGTTATTTCATTAGTACGAATTAAAAATGGTATAATGGTTAATGGCAAAAAAATTAAAGTAATGAATTCCAATAAATATTATAATATCAATAAATTAGGTATTTTTACACCAAATAGAATTTATTGTTCACAATTAAATTGTGGTGAAATTGGTTGGGTAGTTTGTGCCATAAAAGACATTCATGGAGCACAAGTTGGGGATACAATTACAGATGCATATCATCATGCCAAACAAGCGTTACCTGGATTTAAAAAAATTCAACCAAAGGTTTTTTCTGGGTTATTTCCAATAAATTCTGATAATTATATAGCATTTCGTGATGCCTTAGCAAAATTAAGATTAAATGATGCATCTTTATTTTATGAACCAGAGACTTCAACAGTATTAGGTTTTGGATTTAGATGTGGGTTTCTTGGATTGTTACATATGGAAATTATCCAAGAACGTTTAAAACGTGAATATAATTTAGATCTTATTACAACTGCTCCTACAGTTATTTATGAGGTTGAATTAACAAATGGTGATTTAATTCATATTGATAATCCATCTAAATTACCGAGATTTAATTATATAAATGAATTACGAGAACCAATTGCAGAATGCAAGATTATAACTCCTCAAGAATATCTTGGCAATGTAATTAAGCTATGTATAGAAAAGAGAGGTTATCAAATTAATATGGTTTATCATGGAATGCAAATATCATTAACCTATGAAATTCCTATGTCTGAAATAATATTAAATTTTTTCAATCGTTTAAAATCTATTTCACATGGATATGCTTCATTGGATTATAGTTTTATTTTTTTTAAAAAATCTGATATGGTACGTGTTGATGTATTAATTAATAATAAGAAATTAGATGCCTTATCATTAATTACTCATCGTAAAAAAGCAATATATTATGGACACAAGTTAGTTGAAAAAATAAAAAATTTAATTCCTCGTCAACAGTTTGATATTGTAATTCAAGCTTCAATTAATGATTATATTATAGATCGTTCAACTGTAAAACAATTGCGTAAAAATGTACTATCTAAATGTTATGGAGGAGATGTTAGTAGAAAAAAAAAGTTATTACAAAAACAAAAAGAAGGCAAAAAACGGATGAAATTAGTTGGTAATGTTAAACTTCCACGCGAAGTATTTTTTGTTAATCTTAATATAGAAGAGAATTACTAATTCTTACATAGGATTATTATGGCTAATAATTTTTCTTTAATCTTGACATTTATAACTTTAATTATAGGAATTATATGGATTTTTAGTCGCTTTAAATATATATTTTATAA
This genomic interval from Candidatus Arsenophonus lipoptenae contains the following:
- the minC gene encoding septum site-determining protein MinC, with the translated sequence MTESLIELKGSNFTLTVLHIYNEDPEVIKKAIQEKIDQAPTFLKNAPIILNVNGILNVNSILSCYRIITNTGLKIVGISGCTNTKLRQLITDIGLPLLLSEDQNRKLYNKKNSNTNTTEYSKTNIITAHVRSGQRVYAANCDLIVNANVSAGAELIADGNIHIYGMMRGKVLAGASGDNNCEIYCINLQAELVSIAGQFWLSEQIPTYFTGKAARLRLTNNKLTISNII
- the minD gene encoding septum site-determining protein MinD, giving the protein MVRIIVITSGKGGVGKTTSSAAIATGLAQRGKKTIVIDFDIGLRNLDLIMGCERRVVYDFINVIQGDVILSQAIIKDKKTKNLYILPASQTRDKSALTREGVEKVLNDLKILNFEFIICDSPAGIENGALMALYFADEAIITTNPEISSVRDSDRILGIIASKSRRAECGEEPIKEQLLLTRYDPYRVRHGDMLSITDVLEILCIPLIGVIPEDQSVLRSSNQGEPIILDSKSNAGRAYSDCVDRILGKSCTIRFIEKEKKSFLKRLFR
- the minE gene encoding cell division topological specificity factor MinE, with protein sequence MTLLNFFLSKKKSTADMAKERLQIIVAERKRHECTPDYIPAMKRDVLNVICKYIQIDPKMLTVQFEQKDDDIAVLEFNIIIPESGENT
- the tsaB gene encoding tRNA (adenosine(37)-N6)-threonylcarbamoyltransferase complex dimerization subunit type 1 TsaB — translated: MDARILAIDTTSESCSVAIWSNGIVFTRFFLVSRNHEKKILPMIRQCLIDANLDLQHIDALAFGCGPGNFTGVRIAAGVAQGLSFGVNLPIIKISSLLTMSQGAYRKLNKKKVLVAIDAKIKEVYFAFYELQSDGYWYGENTESIIKIEQFLTKINKLNDNWAIAGNAWLSYPILMDKKLNLLKSDIFMPYAKDMLVLALQKLESGEIIYSEKAWPIYIRNKFT
- the zwf gene encoding glucose-6-phosphate dehydrogenase; protein product: MMINKVVQACNFIIFGAKGDLARRKLLPSLYQLEKMCYIHPNTRIIGIGRAEWDSISYIRVVKESLENFLNEKIDPHLWKKLSNRLDFFNLDIYDLNKFNLLAKYLEGDSKPTIYYFAISSTTFSAVCHGLGHAGLNKKNNRIVMEKPLGSDLASFKEINDVVAKYFKESQIYRIDHYLGKETVLNLLSLRFANALFINNWDYRIIDHVQITVAEEVGIEGRWSYFDQTGQLRDMVQNHLLQILTIIAMSPPNDLTADRIRDEKVKILRSLRRIDYSNINEKTVRGQYISGFIQGKKVAGYLAEEGANKFSKTETFVAIRVDIDNWRWTGVPFYLRTGKRLKAKYSEVVIYFKNISLNIFSDFIQTLPQNKLTIRLQFNAGIDLEILNKAPGVEHKHHLQKTKLNLSFSEINKKIYLDDAYERLLLEIMKGIQALFVRRDEIEEAWKWVDSIMEAWAKDNEPLKTYQAGTLGPIASDLMIIKDGRSWNDF
- the lepA gene encoding translation elongation factor 4, whose amino-acid sequence is MKLKYIRNFSIIAHIDHGKSTLSDRIIQICGGLSKREMRSQVLDSMSIERERGITIKAQSVTLNYKSLDGKTYLLNFIDTPGHVDFSYEVSRALAATEGALLIVDSVQGVEAQTIANYYAAIEIGLKVIPVLNKIDLSAAEPDRVAKEIENVIGIDTQQIICCSAKTGDGIQEVIESLIKEIPPPKGDLSAPLQALIIDSWFDNYLGVISLVRIKNGIMVNGKKIKVMNSNKYYNINKLGIFTPNRIYCSQLNCGEIGWVVCAIKDIHGAQVGDTITDAYHHAKQALPGFKKIQPKVFSGLFPINSDNYIAFRDALAKLRLNDASLFYEPETSTVLGFGFRCGFLGLLHMEIIQERLKREYNLDLITTAPTVIYEVELTNGDLIHIDNPSKLPRFNYINELREPIAECKIITPQEYLGNVIKLCIEKRGYQINMVYHGMQISLTYEIPMSEIILNFFNRLKSISHGYASLDYSFIFFKKSDMVRVDVLINNKKLDALSLITHRKKAIYYGHKLVEKIKNLIPRQQFDIVIQASINDYIIDRSTVKQLRKNVLSKCYGGDVSRKKKLLQKQKEGKKRMKLVGNVKLPREVFFVNLNIEENY